One Formosa sp. Hel3_A1_48 genomic window, CGAATACTCAACAAAAAAATTGTTAACAAGTCATAACTATTGTTAATAGCCAATAAAAACGAACTTTCCAAAAAATTTAATAGGGCAATAGTAGTTTATTAGTCTTTGTAAACCCCCATTTGCGCATATTTATCCATGCGTTGTTCTACTAGTTCATTTTGTGAAAGTACTTTGAGTTCATCGAAAGATTTCAAAATAGCATTTTCAATTGCTAAATATGTCTTTTGGGGATCTTTATGGGCTCCTCCTAGTGGTTCTTTGACAATTTGATCAACTAATTTCATTCGCTTCATGTCTTTGGCAGTTAATTTCAAAGCTTCTGCTGCTTGTTCTTTATATTCCCAACTTCTCCAAAGAATAGAAGAACATGACTCAGGAGAAATTACAGAGTACCATGTGTTTTCTAGCATAAGAACCTTATCTCCTACTCCAATACCTAAAGCACCACCACTAGCACCTTCGCCAATGATGGCAACAATGATGGGCACCTTTAGACGAGTCATTTCCAAAATATTTCGAGCAATAGCCTCGCCTTGACCACGCTCTTCAGCTTCAAGCCCAGGGTATGCCCCTGGCGTATCAATTAGCGAAACAACTGGAATACCAAATTTCTCGGCTGATTTCATCAATCGAAGGGCTTTTCTGTAGCCTTCCGGATTGGCCATACCAAAGTTTCGGTATTGACGCGTTTTGGTATTGAATCCTTTTTGTTGTCCAATAAACATAAAACTTTGATCTCCAATTTTACCAAGACCGCCTATCATCGCTTTGTCATCCTTAAAATTACGATCGCCGTGCAGTTCTAAAAAAGTCCCTTTTGTTAATGCATTAATATAGTCCAGTGTGTAGGGTCTATTCGGATGACGAGACAATTGGACACGCTGCCAAGGACTTAAATTCTTATAAATTTCTTTCTTGGCAAGCTCAAGTTTAGTTTGGATTTGCTGACATGTTTCAGTAACATCAACGTCGCTTTCTTTGCCGATAATTTCGCATTTCTGAAGTTGATCTTCCAGTTCCTTTATTGGTAATTCAAATTCTAAATATTCCATAAGAAATTGCTTTTGGTTAGCAAGACAACAAATATATGAACTTTATACTTTAGTCCTCAATTAAGATTTAATTTTGTTGCTTTTTTGTTTAAAAATAGCGTTTAAAACAACAGTACTAATGATCAACGATGCACCTAAGTAAAAAGAAGTACTCATGGTCTCAGACTCTGGAAATAGAAATAGCGCAAGTAGAATTCCATAAATTGGTTCCAAATTATAGGTTAACACTAAGGTGTAAGGTGTGAGGTATTTCATAACGTGGACAGAAGCAATAAAGGCATAAGCCGTACAAATTGAAGCCAAAATAAATATGAACCCCAAATCTGAGAGCGAAAGATTAAAAAATTCTCTATCGAATCCATCTGACGTGAAAAATAAGCAAATAGAAATAAACACAACTCCGCTAATAAATTCATAAAAAGAAATGGTACTGGCATTGTGTTCTGCAACAAATTTTCCATTAAGAACAGCAAATAGCGTAGAGAATAAAGCAGATGATATCCCTAAAAGTATACCTAACAGGAACTTCAACTCGGTTTGCATAATAAGAAAAATTCCAAGCGTTACAATTAAACCAAAAAAGAGTTCATACTTAATGATTTTCCTTTTGTAAAAGATAGGTTCAATGAGTGAAGCAAAAAAAGCACCAGTAGAAAACATAGCTAAGGCTATGGATATATTGGAGGCTTTTATGGATGCAAAAAAAGTAATCCAATGTAAAGCAATAATAATACCTGCTAAAGAAAATTGAACTAGGGCTTTTATTGATACTTTGAGGCTTATCTTTTTTATTTTGATGAAAAAAAACATCAGTAGACCTGCAATAACCATCCGATACCAAACAAGTGGTGTAGCATCAAGTGAAATTAATTCACCTAAAATTGCCGTAAATCCAGCAATAAAGACCAAAAAATGCAGGTGGATTTGATTCTTAAATTTATCGCTTAGCATTGAACAAAAGATAGATTGCTAGTATACCAAAAATAATATTTGGGAACCAAACAGCTACCAGAGGAGAAAAGTCTGACTGTTCAGCCATCACGCTGAAAACTTTATCAAAGAATACATAGGTCATAGCAATTACAATTCCAAAAGCCAAATTAACCCCCATACCACCTCTGCGCTTTATAGAAGATACAGCAACTGCAATAATAGTCAAAATAAAAACTGAAACAGGTAAACTCAATTTTTTGTATTGAACTACCCTGTACCTATTTATATTGGATGAACCCCGAGCTTCTTCTCGATCAATAAAATCGGACAACTCACTAGCAGTTAATGTTTCTGCTACATACATTGGCGGAGTTAGATCTTGAAGATCAAACCCCAAAAGAGTGTCTAAACGACGTTTAAATACTAATGAATCATCATCAATTCCTATTCGGCGTAAATTGTAGTTGGACAAACGGTATGTACTATCCTCTTCAATATAACGAATAGCATTGGCATGAATTTTATACTCTAATCTATTTCCGTCAAAATGTTCAAGAGTGAAATTGTTTCCACGCATCGATTTTGTGTCAAAATTACTTACATAGATATATTCATTTTCATTGATTTGTTGATAAATGTATTGTGTTTCTACAACCTTCTTATTCTTTAAGTACTTGTAAGTGAACTCATTAAACCCTTTACTGGCAACTGGAGCCCAATATAACCCCAAAAGAAGAGCCAAAACAGCAATAATGGTTGCTCCAATGAAATAAGGTCTAAGAAATCTTGAAAAAGAAATACCAGAACTCAAAAAGGCAACTATTTCAGTATTGTTGGCTAATTTTGAGGTAAACCAAATTACCGATAAAAATAAAAATAAAGGAAAAAGTAGGTTTGCAAAATATATAGTAAAATCAACATAATAGGCAACTACTTCTTCAAAGGGGACTTTATTTTCAAGTATTCGATCAATTTTTTCTGCCAAATTAACAGTTATTCCTATAGGGATAAACAGCAACAACATTAAGAAAAATGTAAGCAAGTATCGCTTCAGGATGTACCAATCGAAAATCTTCATAAACTACAAACGCTTATCCATTTGGGCTACCATTTTGGTTTTCCAAGTATCAAAATCTCCAGCTAAAATACGCTTTCTAGCCTCACGAACCAACCACAAATAAAATCCTAGATTATGAATTGTGGCAATTTGTTTGCCTAGCAATTCATTTACACTAAAGAGGTGTTTTAAATATGCTTTAGAATATTCAGTATCAACCCATGTGATGCCCATTTCATCAATCGGAGAAAAATCGTCAGCCCATTTCCTGTTTTTGATATTTATGGTACCGTGTGCAGTAAATAACATCCCATTGCGGGCATTCCTAGTCGGCATAACACAATCAAACATATCAATACCCAAAGCAATATTTTCTAGGATGTTTATTGGTGTACCCACTCCCATAAGGTAACGGGGCTTGTCTTCTGGTAAAACAGCGCAAACAACATCTGTCATGGCGTACATTTCTTCAGCTGGCTCACCAACCGATAATCCGCCAATGGCATTACCAACAGCATCTGCATTAGCAATATACTCTGCAGATTGTTTTCGTAGATCTTTATAAGTGCTTCCTTGAACAATCGGAAAGAACGCTTGACTGTATCCATATTTAAAAGGCAGATTATCAAGATGGTTTATACAACGGTCTAACCATCTGTGGGTCATGTGCATTGATCGTTTGGCATAGTTATAGTCGCATGGATAAGGAGTACATTCGTCAAAAGCCATAATTATATCAGCACCGATACTGCGCTGAATTTCCATAACATTTTCTGGAGTAAAGACATGGTAACTACCATCAATATGACTTCTAAATTTTACACCTTCCTCTTTAATCTTTCTGTTTGCAGACAACGAATAAACCTGATAACCTCCTGAATCAGTAAGAATGTTACGATCCCAATTCATAAACTTATGTAAACCGCCTGCTTTTTCTAAAATCTCAATTTGAGGCCTCAAGTATAGGTGGTATGTATTACCCAAAATAACATCTGGATTAATGTCGTTTTTTAGCTCTCTTTGGTGCACTCCTTTTACTGTGCCTACCGTGCCAACTGGCATAAAAATTGGGGTTTCAATAACCCCGTGATCCGTTGTAAGTGTAGCAGCTCTTGCCTTTGTGTTTTTATCCTTTTTTAATAAATCAAATTTCAAGTTTCAAAAATTGAATGGATTATTATTTATTTATTCAGAGTAAGTAATTCATCAATAAATAGGCTTTTGGCCCGTAAAACCAATAGACTTTTAAAGCTCAAATATACAAATATATGGCGAAGCCAAAACAGGAAATTAGATGTTTAATAAGTTGTTAGTTATTTGTCACAAATAATAAGGAAAAGTGCATTGCCAAATAAAAATTAAATTTAAATTTGGTCTAACTAATTTTAAGAAACCAAATATGTCAATCACACAGCTAAATGAGCTTACAACACAAGTCCGGCGCGACATTTTACGGATGGTCCATAAAGTCAATTCTGGCCACCCTGGAGGCTCTCTAGGAT contains:
- a CDS encoding acetyl-CoA carboxylase carboxyltransferase subunit alpha; translated protein: MEYLEFELPIKELEDQLQKCEIIGKESDVDVTETCQQIQTKLELAKKEIYKNLSPWQRVQLSRHPNRPYTLDYINALTKGTFLELHGDRNFKDDKAMIGGLGKIGDQSFMFIGQQKGFNTKTRQYRNFGMANPEGYRKALRLMKSAEKFGIPVVSLIDTPGAYPGLEAEERGQGEAIARNILEMTRLKVPIIVAIIGEGASGGALGIGVGDKVLMLENTWYSVISPESCSSILWRSWEYKEQAAEALKLTAKDMKRMKLVDQIVKEPLGGAHKDPQKTYLAIENAILKSFDELKVLSQNELVEQRMDKYAQMGVYKD
- a CDS encoding DMT family transporter — its product is MLSDKFKNQIHLHFLVFIAGFTAILGELISLDATPLVWYRMVIAGLLMFFFIKIKKISLKVSIKALVQFSLAGIIIALHWITFFASIKASNISIALAMFSTGAFFASLIEPIFYKRKIIKYELFFGLIVTLGIFLIMQTELKFLLGILLGISSALFSTLFAVLNGKFVAEHNASTISFYEFISGVVFISICLFFTSDGFDREFFNLSLSDLGFIFILASICTAYAFIASVHVMKYLTPYTLVLTYNLEPIYGILLALFLFPESETMSTSFYLGASLIISTVVLNAIFKQKSNKIKS
- a CDS encoding LptF/LptG family permease; the protein is MKIFDWYILKRYLLTFFLMLLLFIPIGITVNLAEKIDRILENKVPFEEVVAYYVDFTIYFANLLFPLFLFLSVIWFTSKLANNTEIVAFLSSGISFSRFLRPYFIGATIIAVLALLLGLYWAPVASKGFNEFTYKYLKNKKVVETQYIYQQINENEYIYVSNFDTKSMRGNNFTLEHFDGNRLEYKIHANAIRYIEEDSTYRLSNYNLRRIGIDDDSLVFKRRLDTLLGFDLQDLTPPMYVAETLTASELSDFIDREEARGSSNINRYRVVQYKKLSLPVSVFILTIIAVAVSSIKRRGGMGVNLAFGIVIAMTYVFFDKVFSVMAEQSDFSPLVAVWFPNIIFGILAIYLLFNAKR
- the tgt gene encoding tRNA guanosine(34) transglycosylase Tgt produces the protein MKFDLLKKDKNTKARAATLTTDHGVIETPIFMPVGTVGTVKGVHQRELKNDINPDVILGNTYHLYLRPQIEILEKAGGLHKFMNWDRNILTDSGGYQVYSLSANRKIKEEGVKFRSHIDGSYHVFTPENVMEIQRSIGADIIMAFDECTPYPCDYNYAKRSMHMTHRWLDRCINHLDNLPFKYGYSQAFFPIVQGSTYKDLRKQSAEYIANADAVGNAIGGLSVGEPAEEMYAMTDVVCAVLPEDKPRYLMGVGTPINILENIALGIDMFDCVMPTRNARNGMLFTAHGTINIKNRKWADDFSPIDEMGITWVDTEYSKAYLKHLFSVNELLGKQIATIHNLGFYLWLVREARKRILAGDFDTWKTKMVAQMDKRL